From the Finegoldia magna ATCC 29328 genome, the window CTATGGTTAATGGTGAAGTTGATGCAACATTCTGCTTAGACTTAAACTATGATGCATGGATTAGCGATGGTACAATTGACAAAAACGAAGTTGAAGTATTAGCTAAGACTGATTATTTTGATCACTGTGTATTCACATTTACGCCAGAAACTTCTGACGAAGATATCAAAGCATTTGATGATATTATGTTCAAGATGGATTACAATAACGAAAGAGATAAAGAAATCATGGATCTTGAAGGTTTGAAACAATGGGTTCCTGGAAGAAGAGATGGTTTCAAACAAATTACAGAAGCTAATGAATATTTAGGAAATTTCATAAAGGAATACAATAGTGAACAATAAATTATTCAAGACCTCTTTGATAGGATCTATGCCAAGAGGAAATGAAATATTGAAAGCTCGTAGGATGTTAAAGGCTAATATGATTAGCCTTTCTGACTACGAACAAATGGTATATGATAAAACTAAAGAAGTTGTAAAATTACAAGAAGATTTGGACATTGATGTAATTACAAGTGGAGAAATTGAAAGAGACAACTATGTTTCTTTTATCTCTGAAAAGCTTGGCGGCGTAACTCAAATGAGCATGGCAGAAATGCTAGATTATGTCGATGATAAAAGAGAATTCGAAAATATTTTGACAACGTTGGATGTACCTGCTACATCTATTAAAAATGCTATTTGTACTGGCAAATTGGAATACAAAGGAGACATTGTATCAGAAGAATTAAAGCTTTTGAAATCTTTGACTGATAAGCCTGTTAAGATTACAATGCCAGGCCCTTACTTGGTTACAAGAAGTATGTGGCTTGCAAATGTAAGCTCAAAATACTACGATAGTAAGGAAGCTTTGGGTGAAGATGTAATAGACATTTACAAGAAAGAAATCAAAAATCTTCAAGAAATCGGAGTAGATGTAATCCAATTCGACGAACCAGTTCTTACAGAAATTGTGTTCACTGAAGGTAAACCAAGAACATTCATGTGTGCATCATTGTCTACTAGAAAAGATCCAACTGAAGAGTTAAAGTTTGCCACACATTTGATAAAAAGCGTGATGGATAGTGTCGATAGGGACAAATCAATATGTTCACTTCATGTGTGTCGTGGAAACTGGAGTAAAAACGAAAGTATTTTATTGACAGGACCTTATACTCCACTTTTGGATTTGTTTGCAGATATCAATGCTGATTTATTAGCGTTAGAATTTTCAACTCCAAGAGCTGGAGAATTGAAAGCATTACTAGCTGATGAAAGAATCAACAACAAAGTGATTTTGGGACTTGGAGTGTTAAATCCAAGATTAGATGACAAGGAAGATACAGATGGAATTTACAAAAGAGCCAAGGAAGCTCTTACATTTATCGACAAGGATAAATTGTGGCTAAATCCAGACTGTGGATTTGCTACATTCTCCAATAGACCAGTAAATGAATACGACCACATAAGAGAAAAATTACAATCGATGATTGATGCTAGAAATAAATTGAGGAAAGAATATGAATGATGATATAAATTCATTCCAAAAAAATTTCAGAGCTATTGTATCCGATGATTTGGTTAAAGTTTACAACGAAAAATCATGTATTCCAGTGGACTCATCTATTTCATTTGACTCAGAAAAAGAAGAATTCACATCAATTGATTTCTTTGTAAGCTCCATTGTTTCAGAATTGATTTTGACAATGATGAGGGTTGCGAAGAAAAGAAATACTATATTACAAGATATCGAAGCTAAGGTAAATTTAGATATCGATAATCCAATGTATTTGTTGAATGTTATTGGTTTTGAAGATAAGAGTATTATCAATAAAATTGACATCGACATTTATTTCTTCTCATTTTATGAAGGAGAAGAACTACAAGAGTTTTTGGATGAAGTTTTGAATAGAACTTTAATTTATAATTCCATAAAAAATTTAGTAAATGTCAATTTTAAAACTGTTTTATAACTTGCAAATTATTTTAATTGTGATATAATATTAGAAAATATTTAAAAATATTAAATTCAATAGATAAGATAGTAGTATAAATGAAACTTCAAGAGAGGGAATGGTTGGTGTGAATTTCTAAGGGAAGTTTATATGAATGGGGTTATCTGAATTTTGAATGAAAGCTAGTAGTTCAAAAAGTGATTCTCACTTTACAGGGATAGGATATGGAAGTATCTGAAAGAGATGTGTGCATTTTTGCACATAAATTAGGATGGTAACGCGAGTTTTGACACTTGTTCCTTTTGAGGAACAGGTGTTTTTTTATTATAAAGGCAGGTGAGTGTAATGAAATGAACTTCTAAAATGAAAGTAAATAATAAAAATTTTAAGAAAAAGAAAGGAAGATATTATGGATTCAAAAAAATTAACAGTAAGTTCGATATTTTTAAGTGTAGGATTATTGCTTCATTACGTTACGCCTGCGTTGTTTATGGGAGTTAAACCAGATTTTTTACTAGTAATGATGTTTCTTGGAATATTATTCATGGATGATGTTAAGGAAGCCTTTGCGTTGAGTTTGTTTGCTGGAGGGCTTGCAGCATTTACAACAAGTTTTCCTATGGGACAACTTCCAAATATAATCGACAAATTAATTTCTGGAATTATCGCATTTTATTTGTTTAAATTAATGGGAAAAAACAGCAGAAAATCTAATTTGATATTTGCTATTGGAACTTTGATAAGTGGATTTGTTTTCTTATCACTTGCAATTCCTATGGGAATGGGTA encodes:
- a CDS encoding cobalamin-independent methionine synthase II family protein, producing MNNKLFKTSLIGSMPRGNEILKARRMLKANMISLSDYEQMVYDKTKEVVKLQEDLDIDVITSGEIERDNYVSFISEKLGGVTQMSMAEMLDYVDDKREFENILTTLDVPATSIKNAICTGKLEYKGDIVSEELKLLKSLTDKPVKITMPGPYLVTRSMWLANVSSKYYDSKEALGEDVIDIYKKEIKNLQEIGVDVIQFDEPVLTEIVFTEGKPRTFMCASLSTRKDPTEELKFATHLIKSVMDSVDRDKSICSLHVCRGNWSKNESILLTGPYTPLLDLFADINADLLALEFSTPRAGELKALLADERINNKVILGLGVLNPRLDDKEDTDGIYKRAKEALTFIDKDKLWLNPDCGFATFSNRPVNEYDHIREKLQSMIDARNKLRKEYE
- a CDS encoding OsmC family protein codes for the protein MNDDINSFQKNFRAIVSDDLVKVYNEKSCIPVDSSISFDSEKEEFTSIDFFVSSIVSELILTMMRVAKKRNTILQDIEAKVNLDIDNPMYLLNVIGFEDKSIINKIDIDIYFFSFYEGEELQEFLDEVLNRTLIYNSIKNLVNVNFKTVL
- a CDS encoding tryptophan transporter, whose protein sequence is MDSKKLTVSSIFLSVGLLLHYVTPALFMGVKPDFLLVMMFLGILFMDDVKEAFALSLFAGGLAAFTTSFPMGQLPNIIDKLISGIIAFYLFKLMGKNSRKSNLIFAIGTLISGFVFLSLAIPMGMGTENFLNLLPSMFVAVCLPTSILNTIVGIFFKKLIYRTNYVKIHAE